A single Thermaerobacter sp. FW80 DNA region contains:
- the ftsE gene encoding cell division ATP-binding protein FtsE, with amino-acid sequence MIEFINVSKVYPNGVTALEDVSLHVERGEFVFLVGPSGAGKSTLVRLIYREETPTQGVVMVDGLNVGRLRRRDVPFLRRQMGVVFQDFKLLPNRTAYENVAFAMFVTGHTPRQIRRRVPEVLELVGLRDKAGALPSELSGGEQQRVAVARAVVNHPKILLADEPTGNLDPETAWGIMELLVEINRRGTTVLVATHAQTIVNALKRRVVRLEGGRIAADHAQGVYERAI; translated from the coding sequence GTGATCGAGTTCATCAACGTGAGCAAGGTCTACCCCAACGGGGTTACGGCGCTGGAAGACGTCAGTCTGCACGTGGAGCGCGGCGAGTTCGTCTTCCTGGTGGGGCCGTCCGGGGCGGGCAAGTCCACGCTGGTGCGGCTGATCTACCGCGAGGAGACGCCCACACAGGGCGTCGTCATGGTGGACGGGCTCAACGTCGGGCGCCTGCGGCGACGGGACGTGCCCTTCCTGCGCCGCCAGATGGGCGTCGTGTTCCAGGACTTCAAGCTGCTGCCCAACCGCACGGCGTACGAGAACGTCGCCTTCGCCATGTTCGTCACCGGGCACACGCCGCGCCAGATCCGCCGGCGCGTGCCCGAGGTGCTGGAGCTGGTGGGCCTCCGGGACAAGGCCGGCGCGCTGCCCTCGGAGCTCTCCGGGGGGGAGCAGCAGCGGGTGGCGGTGGCCCGGGCCGTGGTCAACCACCCGAAGATCCTGCTGGCCGACGAGCCCACCGGCAACCTGGATCCCGAGACGGCCTGGGGCATCATGGAGCTGCTGGTGGAGATCAACCGCCGGGGGACCACCGTGCTGGTGGCGACCCATGCCCAGACCATCGTGAACGCCCTCAAGCGCCGCGTGGTCCGGCTCGAAGGGGGCCGGATCGCCGCCGACCACGCCCAGGGGGTGTACGAGCGTGCGATTTGA
- the ftsX gene encoding permease-like cell division protein FtsX, producing MRFDTLGYFLREAITGIRRNGFMSFASASTVFVSLVVLSLLLVVAANIRHLAGYVESQVAVVAFLSPDASREEGRALERRIAAMDGVAETRFVTKEEALRDLKALLGDRADLLEGVEKENPLRDAIEVRLADPRYGEQVVTALRQGPGVEDVKFRRDLADRIRRIGDAIRLGSAVLVGLLAVATLFLISNTIRLTVYARRREIQIMKLVGATDWFIRWPLIIEGILLGLVGAGAAAALAWWGYDRLMLEVTEAIPFVPLVPKEPLLGEVAQALLVGGTLLGALGSSMSVRRHLRV from the coding sequence GTGCGATTTGATACGCTCGGCTACTTCCTGCGCGAGGCGATCACGGGGATCCGGCGCAACGGGTTCATGAGCTTCGCCTCGGCGTCCACCGTGTTCGTGTCCCTGGTGGTGCTCAGTCTGCTGCTGGTGGTGGCGGCCAACATCCGGCACCTGGCGGGCTATGTGGAGTCGCAGGTGGCGGTGGTGGCCTTCCTGTCGCCGGACGCCTCCCGCGAGGAGGGCCGGGCGTTGGAACGGCGGATCGCCGCCATGGACGGCGTGGCCGAGACCCGGTTCGTCACCAAGGAAGAGGCCCTGCGTGACCTCAAGGCGTTGCTCGGCGATCGGGCCGATCTGCTCGAGGGGGTCGAGAAGGAGAACCCCCTGCGCGACGCCATCGAGGTCCGGCTGGCGGATCCGCGCTACGGCGAGCAGGTGGTGACCGCCCTGCGCCAGGGGCCGGGCGTCGAAGACGTCAAGTTCCGGCGGGATCTGGCGGACCGGATCCGCCGCATCGGGGATGCGATCCGGCTCGGTTCGGCGGTGTTGGTCGGCCTGCTGGCGGTGGCCACCCTGTTCCTCATCTCGAACACGATCCGGCTGACAGTGTACGCGCGGCGGCGCGAGATCCAGATCATGAAGCTGGTGGGCGCCACCGACTGGTTCATCCGCTGGCCGCTGATCATCGAGGGCATCCTGCTCGGCCTGGTGGGGGCGGGCGCCGCGGCGGCCCTGGCCTGGTGGGGGTATGACCGGCTGATGCTGGAGGTCACCGAGGCCATCCCCTTCGTGCCGCTGGTGCCCAAGGAGCCGCTGCTGGGCGAGGTCGCCCAGGCGCTGCTGGTGGGGGGGACCCTGCTGGGCGCCTTGGGCAGCTCCATGTCGGTGCGTCGTCACCTGCGGGTGTGA
- a CDS encoding murein hydrolase activator EnvC, translated as MPRDAGGAGPSPGAGSRPRWRGYRRAAAAAAGFVLVAGLVAGAVGPLPAPARAASSIGELRQQIDDANATLRQLEQEQAEAQRRLQALKQDEAAIAERVRIREEQIRATRVRLAELTEQVREAEARVEAKQREIDEATRRLEQREDYVARRLRAIHENGTVGVLEVLFEANSFADFLTRLDLLSRILRHDVEVMAEVKAERERLLAEKRQLEAERRRLAALKAEVERQHQRLNATVASHRDELAKLAEQRRQIQRHLAALEADSQAVERMLKNLQADLKRRLEALQRNRSRGPRQGGGGPVAGGGGGGGGGGGRFAWPVPGEYYISSGFGYRNHPIYGSVRMHTGVDIDAEGPFEDPQWPCGSSAGRDDPPSTWDNVVAVADGIVIASRCMAGYGNAIVIAHDDTLSTLYGHLSRRYVNEGDVVRRGQVIGLVGSTGASTGTHLHFEVRVNGQPVDPMPYLR; from the coding sequence GTGCCACGGGACGCAGGCGGCGCCGGGCCTTCGCCGGGCGCCGGCAGCCGGCCCCGGTGGCGCGGGTATCGGCGGGCGGCGGCCGCGGCGGCCGGGTTCGTCCTGGTCGCCGGCCTGGTGGCGGGCGCGGTGGGGCCGTTGCCGGCGCCCGCGCGGGCGGCCAGCTCGATCGGTGAGTTGCGTCAGCAGATCGACGATGCCAACGCGACCTTGCGCCAGCTGGAGCAGGAGCAGGCCGAGGCGCAGCGGCGGCTGCAGGCGCTCAAGCAGGACGAGGCGGCCATCGCCGAGCGGGTCCGCATCCGGGAGGAGCAGATCCGCGCCACGCGGGTCCGCCTGGCCGAGCTGACGGAACAGGTGCGGGAGGCCGAGGCCCGCGTCGAGGCCAAGCAGAGGGAGATCGACGAGGCGACGCGCCGGCTGGAGCAACGCGAAGACTACGTGGCCCGCCGGCTGCGTGCCATCCACGAGAACGGGACCGTCGGGGTGTTGGAGGTCCTGTTCGAGGCGAACAGCTTCGCCGACTTCCTGACGCGATTGGACCTTCTCAGCCGGATCCTGCGCCATGACGTGGAGGTCATGGCCGAGGTCAAGGCCGAGCGGGAGCGCCTGCTGGCCGAGAAGCGCCAGCTCGAGGCCGAACGGCGCCGTCTCGCGGCCCTCAAGGCCGAGGTGGAGCGCCAGCATCAGCGCCTGAACGCCACCGTGGCCAGCCACCGCGACGAGCTGGCGAAGCTGGCCGAGCAGCGCCGCCAGATCCAGCGGCACCTGGCGGCGCTCGAGGCGGACTCCCAGGCGGTCGAGCGCATGCTCAAGAACCTGCAGGCGGACTTGAAGCGGCGCCTCGAGGCGCTGCAGCGCAACCGCAGCCGCGGGCCGCGGCAGGGCGGGGGCGGCCCCGTGGCCGGAGGCGGCGGCGGTGGCGGCGGAGGGGGTGGCCGCTTCGCCTGGCCGGTGCCTGGTGAGTACTACATCTCCTCGGGATTCGGCTATCGCAATCACCCGATCTACGGCTCCGTGCGGATGCACACCGGGGTGGACATCGACGCCGAGGGGCCGTTCGAAGATCCGCAGTGGCCATGCGGCTCGTCGGCGGGCAGGGATGATCCGCCATCGACGTGGGACAATGTGGTGGCCGTTGCTGATGGCATCGTCATCGCGTCCCGGTGCATGGCAGGATACGGCAACGCCATCGTCATCGCCCATGACGACACATTGTCAACCTTGTACGGCCACTTGAGCCGCCGCTACGTCAATGAGGGTGACGTGGTGCGGCGCGGGCAGGTCATTGGCCTCGTGGGGTCGACGGGTGCGTCGACCGGAACCCATTTACACTTTGAGGTACGGGTCAACGGTCAGCCGGTGGACCCGATGCCGTATCTGCGGTAG
- a CDS encoding S41 family peptidase encodes MTTFGPSFPSGPAGREGDRPVLTLRQAVAGALVLILLTAVATLAVADRVEGLWLRLFPRSVALSDAEKQQLLDELVRSPEFDRFLRVIQLVRTQYVDPLPLDQLLEGAARGVVAATGDPFSAYFDPEEFREFRMDVSGHYTGIGVTVSQAEDGGVVVQSLFEGSPGATTPFEGAKPGDPVGLRPGDVIVAVDGKDVTGESVEAVARMIRGPEGTQVTVEVMRRGHDRPLRFVLTRRQIDVPSVQAHMLEGGIGYIHLTQFLPDTPRDFEAALEELRSQGMRGLILDLRNNPGGELQAVVQVADRLLPRGPIVHIEYRNRGRETHSSDAQALGLPLVVLINQGSASASEILAGAIQDYGVGVLVGEHTFGKGTVQTVWPLEGRSWRSLGGEAAGAGVKLTVARYLTPKERPIVMGKGIEPDVKVPFELEDLSAMGDLGRDPQLQAGYERVRQMVAGRT; translated from the coding sequence ATGACGACCTTCGGACCCTCGTTCCCCTCGGGGCCAGCCGGGCGGGAGGGTGACCGCCCGGTCTTGACATTGCGCCAGGCCGTCGCCGGGGCACTGGTGCTGATCCTGCTGACGGCCGTCGCGACCCTGGCCGTCGCCGACCGGGTGGAAGGCCTCTGGCTGCGCCTGTTTCCCCGCAGCGTGGCGCTGAGCGACGCCGAGAAGCAGCAATTGCTGGACGAGCTGGTGCGATCCCCCGAGTTCGACCGGTTCCTCCGCGTGATCCAGCTGGTGCGCACCCAGTACGTGGATCCGCTGCCCCTGGATCAGCTGCTCGAAGGGGCGGCCCGGGGCGTGGTGGCGGCGACCGGAGACCCGTTCTCGGCCTACTTCGACCCCGAGGAGTTCCGCGAGTTCCGCATGGACGTCTCCGGCCACTACACGGGCATCGGCGTCACCGTGTCCCAGGCGGAGGACGGGGGCGTGGTGGTCCAGTCGCTGTTCGAGGGCTCGCCCGGTGCCACCACGCCCTTCGAGGGGGCCAAGCCCGGCGATCCCGTGGGCCTGCGGCCCGGGGACGTGATCGTCGCCGTCGACGGCAAGGACGTGACGGGCGAGTCGGTGGAGGCGGTGGCGCGCATGATCCGCGGCCCCGAGGGCACCCAGGTGACGGTGGAGGTCATGCGCCGCGGGCACGACCGGCCGCTGCGGTTCGTGTTGACCCGGCGTCAGATCGACGTGCCCTCGGTGCAGGCCCACATGCTGGAGGGCGGCATCGGCTACATCCACCTGACCCAGTTCCTCCCCGACACGCCCCGCGACTTCGAGGCGGCGCTGGAGGAGCTGCGGTCCCAGGGGATGCGCGGCCTGATCCTGGACCTGCGCAACAACCCCGGCGGCGAGCTGCAGGCGGTGGTCCAGGTGGCCGACCGCTTGCTGCCGCGGGGACCCATCGTCCACATCGAATACCGCAACCGGGGCCGGGAGACCCACTCGTCCGACGCCCAGGCGCTGGGGTTGCCCCTGGTGGTGCTGATCAACCAGGGCAGTGCCAGCGCCTCGGAGATCCTGGCCGGCGCGATCCAGGACTACGGCGTCGGCGTGCTGGTGGGCGAGCACACCTTCGGCAAGGGCACGGTGCAGACTGTCTGGCCCCTGGAGGGCCGGAGCTGGAGGAGCCTGGGCGGCGAAGCGGCGGGGGCCGGCGTGAAGCTCACCGTCGCCCGCTACTTGACGCCGAAGGAGCGCCCCATCGTCATGGGCAAGGGCATCGAACCCGACGTCAAGGTACCCTTCGAGCTCGAGGATCTCAGCGCGATGGGGGACCTGGGCCGCGATCCCCAGCTCCAGGCGGGCTACGAGCGCGTGCGGCAGATGGTGGCGGGACGGACATGA
- a CDS encoding PDZ domain-containing protein: MSGPWGLPLLELARQWLQDTLPAAVIYPSYTPLFLLVLGLVALQYARIARMEAGLYGQPLVPTWHRVLTALAAGLVGGFVGAMVMMATGVVLEPRDALPLWPVALALAFIRPRFMCFAYATGVIGVSALLVGWPDVHVPGLVALVGALHLAEAILVYIDGAEGATPVLARNGRGEVVGGYLMQRFWPVPAAILVLLHMPAPGQGIAMPDWWPLVRPAPLQAADPAAVAVAALPLLAALGYTDVALTAPPGVRSRRMALGLVGYGAALMAMAVLAERHALWAWPAVLASPLLHEAMIFAGLARERWGRPAFGPAADGLRVLWVGPRSQAARLGLEPGDVILTVNGQPVRRPADLRDASGPYAHYLRLEVRRGSRSLTLETNRFDPAAPLGLLLVPPPDEPAQPVIDLGGKRLFGT, encoded by the coding sequence ATGAGCGGACCGTGGGGGCTTCCCTTGCTCGAGCTGGCGCGCCAGTGGCTCCAGGACACGCTGCCGGCGGCCGTGATCTACCCGTCCTACACGCCCCTGTTCCTCCTGGTGCTCGGGTTGGTGGCGCTGCAGTACGCCCGCATCGCGCGAATGGAGGCCGGGCTCTACGGGCAGCCGCTGGTGCCCACCTGGCACCGGGTGCTGACGGCGCTGGCCGCGGGGCTGGTGGGCGGGTTCGTCGGCGCGATGGTGATGATGGCGACCGGGGTGGTGCTGGAGCCCCGCGATGCGCTCCCGCTGTGGCCGGTGGCCCTGGCCCTGGCCTTCATCCGCCCCCGCTTCATGTGCTTCGCGTACGCCACCGGGGTGATCGGCGTCAGCGCGCTCCTCGTGGGATGGCCCGACGTCCACGTGCCCGGGCTGGTGGCGTTGGTCGGCGCGCTGCACCTGGCCGAGGCGATCCTGGTGTACATCGACGGCGCCGAGGGCGCGACGCCGGTGCTGGCCCGGAACGGGCGGGGCGAGGTGGTCGGGGGCTACCTGATGCAGCGCTTCTGGCCGGTTCCCGCCGCCATCCTGGTGCTGCTCCACATGCCGGCACCCGGTCAGGGCATCGCGATGCCCGACTGGTGGCCCCTGGTGCGGCCGGCGCCGCTGCAGGCGGCGGACCCCGCGGCGGTGGCGGTGGCGGCCCTGCCCCTGCTGGCCGCCCTCGGGTACACCGACGTCGCCCTGACGGCGCCCCCCGGCGTCCGCTCCCGCCGCATGGCCCTGGGGCTGGTGGGCTACGGGGCGGCCCTGATGGCCATGGCGGTGCTGGCGGAGCGGCACGCCCTCTGGGCTTGGCCCGCCGTCCTGGCCTCTCCCCTGCTCCACGAGGCGATGATCTTCGCCGGTCTGGCCCGGGAGCGGTGGGGACGTCCCGCCTTCGGGCCGGCCGCCGACGGCCTGCGGGTGCTCTGGGTCGGGCCCCGCTCCCAGGCCGCCCGGCTGGGCCTGGAGCCCGGCGACGTGATCCTCACGGTCAACGGGCAGCCGGTGCGGCGGCCGGCTGACCTGCGCGACGCCAGCGGTCCGTATGCCCACTACCTCCGCTTGGAGGTGCGCAGAGGTTCGCGGTCCCTGACCCTGGAGACCAACCGGTTCGACCCCGCGGCGCCGCTGGGCCTGCTGCTGGTGCCCCCGCCGGACGAACCGGCCCAGCCGGTGATCGACCTGGGCGGCAAACGCTTGTTTGGGACTTGA
- the uvrB gene encoding excinuclease ABC subunit UvrB encodes MPAFKVVSEFEPKGDQPKAIAEITRAFREGARVVTLLGATGTGKTATMAWVIEQLQLPTLVIAHNKTLAGQLAAEFKEFFPHNAVEYFVSYYDYYQPEAYVPQTDTYIEKDALINDEIDKLRHSATSSLFERKDVIVVASVSCIYGLGAPEDYRDLVLSLRVGNEMPREQILRKLVDIQYTRNDVDFQRGCFRVRGDVIEIFPASMAERAIRVELFGDEIDRLTEIDALTGEVLAYRDHVAIYPASHYVTHEWKLKRAIESIERELEERLAELRAQGKLLEAQRLEQRTRYDLEMLREVGYCSGIENYSRHLTGRAPGEPPYTLLDYFPRPFLCIIDESHVTIPQLRAMYEGEMSRKDSLIEYGFRLPSARDNRPLKFEEFWERVGQVLFVSATPGPFEREVSDVIVEQIVRPTGLLDPEIEVRPTRGQIEDLLGEIRQRVARGHRVLVTTLTKRMAEDLTDYLREMGIKVRYLHSEIDTLERMEIVRDLRLGVFDVLVGINLLREGLDIPEVSLVAILDADKEGYLRSSTALIQTIGRAARNAEGKVIMYADTITDSMRQAIEETYRRRKIQEEYNRRHGITPQTVRKAVRDVIEATHAAERPPEYLAGKRLSDLPRHQIPDIVKRLRKEMEQAARDLEFERAALLRDMILELEARRLGQPVGREELRAAATAARDGAGTRRRERSRRAGR; translated from the coding sequence GTGCCTGCGTTCAAGGTGGTCTCGGAGTTCGAGCCCAAGGGCGACCAACCGAAGGCCATCGCGGAGATCACCCGGGCCTTCCGCGAGGGCGCCCGGGTGGTGACCTTGTTGGGCGCCACGGGCACGGGGAAGACGGCCACCATGGCGTGGGTCATCGAACAGCTGCAGCTGCCCACCCTGGTCATCGCCCACAACAAGACCCTGGCAGGCCAGCTGGCCGCGGAGTTCAAGGAGTTCTTCCCCCACAACGCGGTGGAGTACTTCGTCAGCTACTACGACTACTACCAGCCGGAGGCCTACGTGCCGCAGACCGACACCTACATCGAGAAGGACGCGCTGATCAACGACGAGATCGACAAGCTGCGCCACTCGGCGACCAGCAGCCTCTTCGAGCGCAAGGACGTCATCGTCGTCGCCAGCGTGTCCTGCATCTACGGCCTGGGCGCGCCCGAGGACTACCGCGACCTGGTGCTGTCGCTGCGGGTGGGCAACGAGATGCCGCGGGAGCAGATCCTGCGCAAGCTGGTGGACATCCAGTACACCCGCAACGACGTGGACTTCCAGCGCGGCTGCTTCCGGGTCCGGGGCGACGTGATCGAGATCTTCCCCGCCTCCATGGCCGAGCGGGCCATCCGGGTGGAGCTGTTCGGCGACGAGATCGACCGGCTGACGGAGATCGACGCGCTGACCGGCGAGGTGCTGGCGTATCGCGATCACGTGGCCATCTACCCGGCCAGCCACTACGTCACCCACGAGTGGAAGCTGAAGCGGGCCATCGAGTCCATCGAGCGCGAGCTGGAGGAGCGGCTGGCCGAGCTGCGGGCCCAGGGCAAGCTCCTGGAGGCGCAGCGGCTGGAGCAGCGGACGCGGTACGACCTGGAGATGCTGCGGGAGGTCGGGTACTGCAGCGGCATCGAGAACTACTCGCGGCATCTGACGGGGCGGGCGCCGGGCGAGCCGCCCTACACGCTGCTGGACTACTTCCCGCGGCCGTTCCTCTGCATCATCGACGAGTCCCACGTGACGATCCCCCAGCTCCGGGCGATGTACGAGGGGGAGATGTCGCGCAAGGACTCGCTGATCGAGTACGGCTTCCGCCTGCCGTCGGCCCGGGACAACCGGCCGCTGAAGTTCGAGGAGTTCTGGGAGAGGGTCGGGCAGGTGCTGTTCGTCTCCGCGACGCCGGGTCCCTTCGAGCGGGAGGTCTCCGACGTCATCGTCGAGCAGATCGTCCGGCCCACGGGGCTCCTGGATCCGGAGATCGAGGTGCGGCCCACCCGCGGGCAGATCGAGGACCTGCTGGGGGAGATCCGCCAGCGGGTCGCACGCGGCCACCGCGTGCTGGTCACCACGCTGACCAAGCGCATGGCCGAGGACCTGACGGACTACCTGCGGGAGATGGGCATCAAGGTCCGCTACCTGCACTCCGAGATCGACACGCTGGAGCGCATGGAGATCGTCCGCGACCTGCGGCTCGGCGTCTTCGACGTGCTGGTCGGGATCAACCTGTTGCGCGAGGGCCTGGACATCCCCGAGGTCTCGCTGGTGGCCATCCTGGATGCGGACAAGGAGGGCTACCTGCGGTCGTCCACGGCGCTGATCCAGACCATCGGCCGGGCGGCCCGCAACGCGGAAGGCAAGGTGATCATGTACGCCGACACCATCACCGACTCCATGCGCCAGGCCATCGAGGAGACGTACCGCCGGCGCAAGATCCAGGAAGAATACAACCGGCGCCACGGCATCACCCCGCAGACGGTGCGCAAGGCGGTGCGGGACGTGATCGAGGCGACCCATGCCGCCGAGCGGCCGCCCGAGTACCTGGCCGGGAAGCGGCTCTCGGATCTGCCGCGGCACCAGATCCCGGACATCGTCAAGCGGCTCCGCAAGGAGATGGAGCAGGCGGCCCGGGATCTGGAGTTCGAGCGGGCGGCGCTGCTCCGGGACATGATCCTGGAGCTCGAGGCCCGGCGCCTGGGCCAGCCCGTCGGCCGCGAGGAGCTGCGGGCCGCGGCGACGGCAGCCCGCGACGGAGCCGGCACCCGGCGCCGGGAGCGGTCCCGCCGGGCCGGCAGGTGA
- the uvrA gene encoding excinuclease ABC subunit UvrA: protein MGQDRIVIRGARQHNLKNIDLELPRDKLIVITGLSGSGKSSLAFDTLYAEGQRRYVESLSAYARQFLGQMDKPDVDLIEGLSPAISIDQKTTTRNPRSTVGTVTEIYDYLRLLFARVGHPHCPDCGRPISQQTVEQMVDRVLELPEGTRVQVLAPLVRGRKGEHEKVIEEARRAGFVRIRIDGQVRELAELPPGFKLEKNKKHTIEVVVDRIVVRPSARGRLADSIETALGLADGLVLIDVLDGEPMLFSQRFACPECGTSLEELSPRMFSFNSPYGACPVCSGLGSRLEIDPELVIPDRRKSLADGAVVPWSRGSSNYYPQLLMAVARHFGVDWEAPLEEAGEEFIRVLLYGTPEPIRFRYENRYGRVRERYVTFEGVVANLQRRYREATTDAQREEIEQYMSAHPCPACRGARLRPESLAVTVGGKNIAEITAMSVRQLLGFLDDLELTEREATIAREVIKEIRARLRFLADVGLDYLTLDRPAGTLSGGEAQRIRLATQIGSGLVGVLYILDEPSIGLHQRDNARLIATLQRLRDLGNTLVVVEHDQDMIEAADFIVDIGPGAGEHGGRVVVAGTLDDVVNCPESVTGQYLSGRREIPVPERRRQPNGRWLVVRGAREHNLKDIDVRFPLNLLVCVTGVSGSGKSTLVNDILYRRLAQHVYGTKTRPGAHDGIEGLEYVRKVVNVDQSPIGRTPRSNPATYTGVFDFIRELFAATPEARMRGYTKGRFSFNVRGGRCEACKGDGIIKIEMHFLPDVYVPCEVCKGKRYNRETLEIKYKGKSIADVLDMTVEEALEFFAAVPRIQRKLQTLYDVGLGYIRLGQPATELSGGEAQRVKLATELSRRSDGGTVYILDEPTTGLHFADIHRLVDVLQRLVDAGDTVIVIEHNLDVVKVADWVIDLGPEGGDEGGRVVAEGPPEAIMEEPASYTGRFLRQHLERQRSRVRSHLKPAAV, encoded by the coding sequence ATGGGACAGGATCGGATCGTCATCCGCGGGGCGCGGCAGCACAACCTGAAGAACATCGACCTGGAGCTGCCCCGGGACAAGCTGATCGTGATCACGGGCCTCAGCGGCAGCGGCAAGAGCTCGCTGGCCTTCGACACGCTGTACGCCGAGGGCCAGCGGCGCTACGTGGAGTCGCTGTCGGCGTACGCCCGCCAGTTCCTGGGGCAGATGGACAAGCCGGACGTCGACCTGATCGAGGGGCTGTCGCCGGCCATCTCCATCGACCAGAAGACCACGACCCGCAACCCGCGGTCGACCGTGGGCACGGTGACGGAGATCTACGACTACCTGCGCCTGCTCTTCGCCCGCGTCGGCCATCCCCACTGCCCCGACTGCGGCCGGCCCATCAGCCAGCAGACGGTGGAGCAGATGGTCGACCGGGTGCTGGAGCTGCCCGAGGGGACGCGGGTGCAGGTGCTGGCGCCGCTGGTGCGGGGCCGCAAGGGCGAGCACGAGAAGGTCATCGAGGAGGCCCGGCGGGCCGGGTTCGTCCGGATCCGGATCGACGGCCAGGTGCGCGAGCTGGCGGAGCTGCCACCGGGCTTCAAGCTGGAGAAGAACAAGAAGCACACCATCGAGGTGGTGGTCGACCGCATCGTGGTGCGCCCCAGCGCCCGGGGTCGGCTGGCCGACTCCATCGAGACGGCCCTGGGCCTGGCGGACGGCCTGGTGCTGATCGACGTGCTGGACGGGGAGCCGATGCTCTTCAGCCAGCGCTTCGCCTGCCCCGAGTGCGGGACCAGCCTGGAAGAGCTGAGCCCGCGCATGTTCTCCTTCAACAGCCCCTACGGGGCCTGCCCCGTCTGTTCGGGTCTGGGCAGCCGACTGGAGATCGACCCCGAGCTGGTGATCCCGGACCGGCGCAAGTCCCTGGCGGACGGGGCGGTGGTGCCGTGGAGCCGCGGCTCCTCGAACTACTACCCGCAGCTCCTGATGGCGGTGGCGCGCCACTTCGGGGTCGACTGGGAGGCGCCCCTGGAGGAGGCGGGGGAGGAGTTCATCCGGGTGTTGCTCTACGGCACGCCGGAGCCCATCCGCTTCCGCTACGAGAACCGGTACGGGCGGGTCCGGGAGCGGTACGTGACCTTCGAGGGCGTGGTGGCCAACCTGCAGCGCCGCTACCGGGAGGCGACCACCGACGCCCAGCGGGAAGAGATCGAGCAGTACATGAGCGCCCACCCCTGCCCCGCCTGCCGGGGCGCCCGGCTGCGGCCGGAGTCCCTGGCGGTCACCGTGGGTGGCAAGAACATCGCCGAGATCACCGCCATGTCCGTGCGTCAGCTCCTGGGCTTCCTGGACGATCTGGAGCTGACGGAGCGCGAGGCCACCATCGCCCGCGAGGTGATCAAGGAGATCCGCGCGCGGCTGCGCTTCCTGGCGGACGTGGGCCTCGACTACCTGACGCTGGACCGGCCGGCGGGGACGCTCTCGGGGGGCGAGGCGCAGCGGATCCGGCTCGCCACCCAGATCGGCTCGGGCCTGGTGGGCGTGCTCTACATCCTGGACGAACCCAGCATCGGCCTCCACCAGCGGGACAACGCGCGGCTGATCGCCACCCTGCAGCGACTGCGCGACCTGGGCAACACGCTGGTGGTGGTCGAGCACGACCAGGACATGATCGAGGCGGCCGACTTCATCGTCGACATCGGGCCCGGGGCGGGCGAGCACGGCGGCCGGGTCGTGGTGGCCGGGACGCTGGACGACGTGGTGAACTGCCCGGAGTCTGTCACCGGCCAGTACCTCTCCGGCCGGCGGGAGATCCCGGTGCCCGAGCGGCGGCGGCAGCCCAACGGCCGCTGGCTGGTGGTGCGAGGGGCGCGGGAGCACAACCTCAAGGACATCGACGTGCGCTTCCCCCTCAACCTCCTGGTGTGCGTGACCGGCGTGTCGGGCAGCGGCAAGTCGACCCTGGTCAACGACATCCTCTACCGGCGGCTGGCCCAGCACGTCTACGGCACGAAGACGCGGCCGGGGGCGCACGACGGCATCGAGGGCCTGGAGTACGTGCGCAAGGTGGTCAACGTCGACCAGTCGCCCATCGGCCGTACGCCGCGCTCCAACCCGGCCACCTACACCGGCGTGTTCGACTTCATCCGCGAGCTCTTCGCCGCGACGCCCGAGGCGCGGATGCGCGGCTACACCAAGGGCCGGTTCAGCTTCAACGTGCGCGGCGGGCGCTGCGAGGCCTGCAAGGGCGACGGGATCATCAAGATCGAGATGCACTTCCTGCCCGACGTGTACGTGCCCTGCGAGGTGTGCAAGGGCAAGCGGTACAACCGGGAGACGCTGGAGATCAAGTACAAGGGCAAGTCCATCGCCGACGTGCTGGACATGACGGTGGAAGAGGCCCTGGAGTTCTTCGCGGCGGTGCCGCGCATCCAGCGCAAGCTCCAGACCCTCTATGACGTCGGGTTGGGGTACATCCGCCTGGGGCAGCCTGCCACCGAGCTCTCGGGCGGCGAGGCCCAGCGGGTGAAGCTGGCCACCGAGCTCTCGCGCCGGTCCGACGGCGGCACGGTGTACATCCTGGACGAGCCCACCACCGGCCTGCACTTCGCCGACATCCACCGCCTGGTGGACGTGCTGCAGCGGCTGGTGGACGCCGGCGACACGGTGATCGTCATCGAGCACAACCTGGACGTGGTCAAGGTGGCGGACTGGGTCATCGACCTGGGTCCGGAGGGCGGCGACGAGGGCGGGCGGGTGGTGGCCGAGGGCCCGCCGGAGGCCATCATGGAGGAACCGGCCTCCTACACCGGCCGGTTCCTGCGCCAGCACCTGGAGCGCCAGCGCTCGCGGGTCCGCTCCCACCTCAAGCCGGCCGCCGTGTGA